CGACGATATGAAGCCGTCCCCGGTCGGCATCCTCCAGCTGCGACAGCTGTGCTTCTATGGCTTCAGCTCTTCCAACCAGCGCCACCTCGAGGTCACTGTGTTCCCTGCAGGCCTCCGCGGCCCCCTTGCAGGTCTCCTCGGGCGCATAGTCGCCTCCCATTGCATCAAGAGCCAAGAGCATTCACTCCACCTCTCCCTCAAACCGTATCCGCGTCAAGCGACAATCCACTCCGTTCGTCCATCGTCACGACAACAAACCGACCGACAAAGATCTCTTTCCCCTCGACCCGGGTCCGGACACTGACAACCGTTTTGTTACCCTTTCTCGAACCCACCTTGGCCTTGGCGATCAGACGATCCCCCACCAGCGCGGGCTTCCGGTAGTTGACCCGGGCGGCTCCGGTCACCACCAGACGGGCTTCGATCACCGCCATGGCGAGGGAGCTCGCCTGGGAATAGATGTGATGGTCCCAGATGATATCGGTATCCCGGAAGGCCATATCCCGGGAGGCCTGGATCACCGAAAGCGCCCAGCTGTCCGGTTCAAGCTCCAGCAGCTCGCCCACCACATCCTCGTGCCGCATGGAGGTCAACCGGCTTGTCGCCGTCTGCGCCATGCGCCGCATCCGTTCCCGCAATTCCGGGAGCCCGAGAAGGGTGCGGTCGAGCCTGATGGTGCTCACGCTCACACCAAGCACGGCAGCCAGCTCGTCGTCGGTGTACAGCGGGTTGTTCTCCAGCAGGTTCTGCAACCGCTGGTGTCGTTCTCTCCGAGGCCGTGACCGTACCAGAGAGGATCCCTCCATTAGCACTAGGTATTAAGAACGCCAGGTCATAGG
The nucleotide sequence above comes from Synergistales bacterium. Encoded proteins:
- the fapR gene encoding transcription factor FapR, whose product is MEGSSLVRSRPRRERHQRLQNLLENNPLYTDDELAAVLGVSVSTIRLDRTLLGLPELRERMRRMAQTATSRLTSMRHEDVVGELLELEPDSWALSVIQASRDMAFRDTDIIWDHHIYSQASSLAMAVIEARLVVTGAARVNYRKPALVGDRLIAKAKVGSRKGNKTVVSVRTRVEGKEIFVGRFVVVTMDERSGLSLDADTV